One Oreochromis niloticus isolate F11D_XX linkage group LG16, O_niloticus_UMD_NMBU, whole genome shotgun sequence genomic window carries:
- the LOC109197394 gene encoding transcription factor Adf-1 codes for MEEKLITAVANHPELYDASCYFYRDRNKKYLAWRHISEEIGQPEDICRRKWKSLRDTYNKEKRTEKEKRSGSAAGSGKRWKFFAVMGFLDPFLTPRETSGNMVRTVENVPPR; via the exons atggaggaaaagCTCATCACTGCCGTGGCTAATCACCCAGAGCTGTATGATGCCAGCTGCTACttctaccgagacaggaataaaaagtacctagcttggaggcacataagtgaggagatcgggcaacctg aggacatctgcaggagaaagtggaagagcctcagggacACGTATAATAAGGAGAAGAggacagagaaggagaagaggagtgGGTCTGCAGCGGGATCGGGGAAGCGATGGAAGTTCTTCGCGGTCATGGGGTTTCTGGACCCCTTCCTCACCCCGCGGGAGACTAGCGGCAATATGGTGCGGACCGTGGAGAACGTCCCCCCCCGATGA